A genomic window from Sorex araneus isolate mSorAra2 chromosome 2, mSorAra2.pri, whole genome shotgun sequence includes:
- the LOC129401769 gene encoding putative olfactory receptor 7A2, producing the protein MSEFLLLGLSQELEVQPLIYVIFLSMYLTTILGNLLIILAASSDSRLHTPMYFFLCNLSLVDICFTSTIVPKMLQNILLQRKDISYEGCIAQIFFSNLFGSLDDFLLTVMAYDRFVAICHPLHYTVIMNPRLCGLLLLGCWLLGILNSSMEVSVSLRLSFCPKVEIPHFFCELNQLIKLACSDTFLNNLVMYCAIILLGGGPLLGIIYSYSKIISSIRGVASTQGRYKAFSTCASHLSMVSLFYVTSMGVYLSSAVSERAYPSAVASVLYTVVTSMLNPFIYSLRNKDIKRALKTFFCAGNRKMVNCPPPKNFLGSKL; encoded by the coding sequence ATGTCAGAGTTTCTCCTCTTGGGACTCTCCCAGGAGCTGGAAGTCCAGCCCCTCATCTATGTgatcttcctgtccatgtacctgaccACGATATTGggaaacctgctcatcatccttgCTGCCAGCTCAGACTCCcgcctccacacgcccatgtacttcttcctctgcaACCTGTCCctggtggacatctgcttcacctccaccattgtccccaagaTGCTGCAGAACATCCTCCTGCAAAGAAAAGACATCAGCTACGAAGGATGCATCGCCCAGATATTCTTTTCCAACCTATTTGGTAGCCTGGATGACTTCCTCTTGaccgtgatggcctatgaccgctttgtggccatctgccaccccctgcactacacagTCATTAtgaacccccgcctctgtgggctGCTGCTCCTGGGGTGCTGGCTGCTGGGTATCTTAAATTCCTCCATGGAAGTCTCAGTGTCCTTGCGTCTGTCCTTCTGCCCCAAGGTGGAAATCCCTCACTTTTTCTGTGAACTCAACCAACTGATAAAACTGGCTTGTTCTGACACTTTCCTGAATAACCTGGTCATGTACTGTGCTATTATCCTCCTAGGCGGGGGTCCTTTACTCGGTATTATTTATTCTTACTCCAAGATCATTTCCTCCATCCGCGGCGTGGCATCTACTCAGGGCAGGTACAAGGCCTTTtccacctgtgcctcccacctctCCATGGTGTCCTTGTTCTATGTCACAAGCATGGGGGTGTACCTGAGCTCCGCAGTGAGTGAAAGAGCATACCCAAGTGCTGTGGCCTCGGTGCTGTACACAGTGGTCACCTCCATGCTGAATCCCTTCATCTACAGTCTCCGGAACAAGGATATCAAGAGAGCCCTGAAAACGTTTTTTTGTGCAGGGAACCGCAAAATGGTCAATTGTCCTCCACCGAAGAATTTCCTGGGATCAAAGCTCTGA